From the Drechmeria coniospora strain ARSEF 6962 chromosome 02, whole genome shotgun sequence genome, the window CCCGAGagcccttggcctcctcgctCTTCTTCATCGCCGAATCTAGGCTGTCGCATAAAGACTTCTCGTTGATGAGCCAATTTTCCCATTCCGACTGCAAAATCTCCCGCTCTACGCTGTTGACGACGCGCATTGCCACCATCAGATCGTGGCGGTACGTCCCCAACCGCTGTCGTGTTCGCCGCAGCCGGCGAGCCATGGAGCGGCTGGACGGCAAGGTCAACGTCGTGCCTTCGTCCTCCCAGGGCGCGTCCACGTCGGCGGAGCCCATAAGGTTCTTGTAAGTGCTAAAGCAGGAGCTGTTtgccggcgatgatggctCGATGCTGCCCGCGCCGGTGGCCTTGTCCAGATCCGCAAAGTAGATTGCCTTGCTCATCACCAAGTTGGGCTTCACCCCCACGCGATGCATAAACTTTGCCGCGCTCCTTTCCTTCCACCACGCCGAGGACTCGGCCGACATCAACAGCAGGTTCGTCAATGCGCTGAAGCCGAGCAGCAAGAGTATGACCCGATTCGCCGATATGACGCCAAATATCGTCCTCAGGCCGGCAAACGACCACATGATGAGCGAAGACACGGCGCTCTCGGCGAACGACCTCACAGTCTCCAGCAGCAGGGCCGTCAGCGTGCGAGGCTTGGTGGCATCCTTCCGGCTCGAgcccgtcgcggccggcgagaagACGACAACCTGCGTCTGCTGGCCAACGTGACCGTAGACTTGTATCGCGCGATTGGTGCGGCTCCGCGGCCCCAGCTTTCGCACCTGGTCGGtggccagctcggcgagctcttCGGCGTCGTTGCTCAAATCACGGAGCGCCTGCCTTTCAATCAGATTCTTCGACAGGGCGCGCGCCTTGGACCAGTCGATCTTGATGTACACGGCAAGCTTGCACTTTGACTTGGCAACGTGCGTGATGACGACCTTCATGACCAGTTTGAAGCTGCTGGAATGCGGTAGGTGCCAGGCTGTTTTGATGTGCGTCACGACGTACGTGACATGGTCGTTGTAGACGTCAATCGTCTGGAAATCATTGATGCTCGCCGACTTGGAACGGCCAAACAGGTCAACATGGTTCACCTTGAACTGGAAGTCTCGCTGCATCTTGCCCTCGTCCACGAGAATCCAGGGGCCCTGGGCAATCTGCTGCGCCCTGTGCTCAAAGTATAGCTTTGGGAAGACGAAACTCTTGTCCCCGAAGAGGACGTGGAAGCATGCCTTGGCGCTGATCTCAAAGTGCctgtcggccgccatctccgTCATGCCCTCCGGCACGTACACGACCGGATGAGGCGGGAGATGCAGCTTCaacggcagcctcggcgaTCTGGCCGGTCGAGCATGAACGTGATGCTGCTGCAGATGACGCGCCACCACCGGCTTCCCGCACATGGGCGGGTCATCCGCAGGCGTGGTGGGCGACGTCTCctcccagccgtcggcgcccgGACTGTGCTTCTCGTACTCGTCCCTCTCGACGTTGAGCAGGGCCGAGACGATGTCCCCCGTGTCCATGGGCTCCTCCGCTTGCAAGTTGTCCACCAAGAGGTTGAGGCGCGTGTGGAGCAGGTGaaggtcgtcgaggaagaccTTGATGCTGATGCGCGTGTGTCCCGTCTCGTTGGTGTCCCGGCCGAGGTGCAAGAATATGAAGTCGCAGTCGCTCCcggaggccgtcgtcatctccGTGATGATGTCGAGATGGATGctgaaggcgacgacgagccccaTATGCTGGCTGTAGAAATACATGTTGTCGGCCGTCACGAAGATGCGACCGTCGCCCTGGAGCGGCCGGCTCGGAGACCCGCTCTCCCTGACGCTCGACCAGGCCGCCCTGAACACAAGCACCAGCTTCTCGCCCGGCGCCGCGTTCGGGAACAAGAGTCGGAATTGGGGGTTCTGAGCGTGCAGTTCCATCGGGTAGTTGGAAGGATCACGGTCGGCCTGCTTCTCGGCGGCCCTGGTCAGGGACGTCGGTGCGGTTTCCTGAACGACGACGCCGTACGGATCATTGTCGTCCAGACGGGGCAAGGTAGGCTGCTCAGGCGCACCACCGGCGGCCGACCAGACATGGCTTCCCCAGAAATTGGCCACGACCGACATTGGCAGCTTGCGACCGTTGCCGAGGCCACGGCGTTCCACCGCAGCGAAGACGGCAGCACGGCTCAGGGTCGTCATAGTCGGCGGCTTCGCCCATGTCGGCGGAGCGAGGGAGCCAGGCGCACTGTCGAGAGGAGGCGCAAGCCTGGAAGCAAGCTTTGGAGCGACGGGCAGCAGGTTGTGACTTGAGGCCGAATTCATGGTTCCGCCGGGTGGGttggaggcggcgacggagccggcatcgccgccggcgttaAACGTGCTTCTGCGGTGGAGGTCCAGCCTCTGGATAATTCTTGCGGCATGCTCGCGGCCGCTCTCACCATCTTCCCGCATCGCCAAGTCCTTGCCGAGGGCGGTGAAGGATCGTCGACCGAAACTGCCGTTGGCATCAAGGCTGTGCCTAGTGGCGAGATGTCCATCTTGGCTCGGGACAATGAGGGTCGCCGATCTCTCGAAGCCGGGGTTGgaatcgtcggcggcgccgagcggGTTatcggccgccttggcagAGAACTCGGGCatgcacggcggcgagatggaaAAGGCAGGATCGGcgccgcccgacgacgagctcgagccgcGATCCATGCTGGCTTCAAAGGCCTTCTTCTTTGTGACCTCGAAAACGTCGAGCCACTGGACGAGCTGCTTTTGCGTCTCCGCCTGCAACATCATCGTCTGGTTCTTCGTCTTGACCTCGAGGCAGAAGCgcctctcctcgccgacggccggcctcgcGTTGCAGAGCAGCACGCCAATCTCGTCGCCCTGCAGCACACCGTGGGACCCGGCGACGAGCCAACCGAAGACGCCATCGCGGCAGTAGTACCAGCGGCGGACCCAGGTGTAGCGAACCGGTTTGCTCGATGCGACGCGCAACGACAGCCATCCCTGCTTTTCCGATATGCCAGGAGCCTCATCCTTGGCGCGTAGGCTCATGGGCCCTCGCGATCCTAGGAGCGGGACCGTCGATGTGCTGTAGTCTTCCAATTCGCGAGACGGCTTGAAGTCTTCCATGGTGCTCTCGCCGATGGCCCTTCGTGCGTGCTGCAGCTCGGTTCTGAAGACGCTCTCGGAGAGCTCCATCTCCTTGGCCCAGCCTCGCAACCTGTCCATCTCACGCGACCATCGAGTGGCGCTCGCCGAGACGTCGCGCGAGCGCTTCATCTCTTCCCACAGTTCGTTGCAGACCTTGACGAGCAGCTTGTCGACGGTGAAGCGGAGCTGGGGTGCCAGCTGGCAGTAGTCCATGGAAGCTTGCAGGTAGGCTTTTCGGTTCTCGTAGACGGAGAAGGCATCTTCGCGgagcgccgacggctcctTTGTCTTCGATTGACCGACGTAGCGGGCAAGGATGGAGTCGTACGACCGTTGCGTCTGCTCCAGCGACCGGCGAATCTCCTTGAAGTTTCGCAAATCGTTGCCCAGAAAGGCACGAatcggctcgacgacgagcccatCCAGCTTCCGCATGCTGCTCAGCATCTGCACCCAGCACTCtcgctggccgtcggcaacCCACTTCAGGGCGAGGAAGCTGTAGTCGTTTTCGACGAGGCTCTCGACAGCCGAGGGCATCGACCTGGCGAGATATGCATTGACCGactcctcgaggccgaggacgtcatGAACGAGCCTCGAAGTGGAGGTGGCATACCCGTTGAGCCATTTCTCGAGCGCGTCGATCTGGTCAGCAAAGTGGGCGGCCGACGCTCGAAAGGCGGGCGAGTCGAGTGCCGCCTCGTTGAGGCCGACGGGGATGCCCTGGCCCGACGGCCGTTGGGCGGCGGCTATGGACATGGCTGACGTTGCGCAATCGACTGTATCCGCATTGTTTTCGACCAGCTTGCGAAGAAGGTGATGATgtcgtgccggtgccggatGCAAGGAGGAAGTTATTATggtggtgtacggagtagagtgGTGAAACATGGGAGTTGGGAAAGCTCTCGAGCTGACGTATttgcgagtacatgcaggtaccatgcaagtaagtactttgtTGTACAGTAACGCACTTGTGCTGTTGGCATaggcatgtacaggtacctgtaTATTGCAGTAATGCACTAGGGTTGCCCGGTCCgtcgttgtacttgcatgcgcaggtgctgtacggatactGTATGTAGCTATTTCAAGCAGCACGCACCCCACAAATCATCACTCCATGATGCGGCACAGTACCTCGAGCAGGtgtcaagtacatgtacatctacgTACTTGGGCGGAccgtacctacatgtactccggcAGTCagtaatactaatactaccTACAACGACTTAACTACTCGTGATGACGACGTCCGCGAACGTAAGACATGCTCCGTTCTAACCCAATACAAAGTCAAGCCAAGCCCAGCATTCTCGATCCATCTCCCACTAAACGACGATATGCGCTCTGCCCGTCCAGCTACTACAGCACTGCTGCTTCTTGGCCCATGACCCCCATGAAACATGCACATTCACTTTCAGCATGGAACACGTCCGGGCAAGCGAGCACTCCTGATTGATTCTCTCGACCGCCCGCCGTCCGGCCTTTGCTTTCGTACAGCCAGTCCCCTGCGGTCGATAGACTCGATCAACCGCTTGCCGGGCTTCGTCTCCGAGCTGCACCTCCctctccgtcgacgccgtgggCTCCCGCTCGTGCTGGGCAGTCGTCGAGCGCCGACGACAGGAACCGACAAGTAAACGCAAAACACGTCGCCCCGTCACCACGTACACCCACCACCTCATTCTCGTCACAAATCTGGAGGAAGCCAATGGTCCTGTGAGCCAGGGTTCCGAAGCAGGCCGTGGACGGATCCGCAGTCAGGCTCACCTCCAGTTCTACCAATCATTCAGCTCAAGGAGCCGTCATCATGGAGCGAAGCGGGCTTGGCCGCAACGGGCCATGGCCTTCGAGGGGAGGCCCGGCTTCGGCTCTTCGCCGCAAAGGCGACGGAGCGAATGACATCGGCGCGGCTccggccgacctcggcgcGACGTCATGCTTCTCCTCTTCGCCGGACGCCGACGGTCGAACTTGAGCAGGACCCTCGTGCGAAACGAGGGAATCTGCTGGTCAATCTGGGGGTGGCACGTTAGCTTCCCTTCCCTGGGGTGCCGCGGGTGccgggagagggggggaggggggccgAACCGTCATagtagtcgtcgtcgtcgtcgaggtcggcgagctgctcAAAGTTGACTTTGTAACGGAGgaggccgccgatgccgccgaagCCCTTGACGAACTGGTTGCCTTCGGTGGAGCGGTCCGAGACGAACTCGAGGGCGGT encodes:
- a CDS encoding transcription factor SipA3 — its product is MSIAAAQRPSGQGIPVGLNEAALDSPAFRASAAHFADQIDALEKWLNGYATSTSRLVHDVLGLEESVNAYLARSMPSAVESLVENDYSFLALKWVADGQRECWVQMLSSMRKLDGLVVEPIRAFLGNDLRNFKEIRRSLEQTQRSYDSILARYVGQSKTKEPSALREDAFSVYENRKAYLQASMDYCQLAPQLRFTVDKLLVKVCNELWEEMKRSRDVSASATRWSREMDRLRGWAKEMELSESVFRTELQHARRAIGESTMEDFKPSRELEDYSTSTVPLLGSRGPMSLRAKDEAPGISEKQGWLSLRVASSKPVRYTWVRRWYYCRDGVFGWLVAGSHGVLQGDEIGVLLCNARPAVGEERRFCLEVKTKNQTMMLQAETQKQLVQWLDVFEVTKKKAFEASMDRGSSSSSGGADPAFSISPPCMPEFSAKAADNPLGAADDSNPGFERSATLIVPSQDGHLATRHSLDANGSFGRRSFTALGKDLAMREDGESGREHAARIIQRLDLHRRSTFNAGGDAGSVAASNPPGGTMNSASSHNLLPVAPKLASRLAPPLDSAPGSLAPPTWAKPPTMTTLSRAAVFAAVERRGLGNGRKLPMSVVANFWGSHVWSAAGGAPEQPTLPRLDDNDPYGVVVQETAPTSLTRAAEKQADRDPSNYPMELHAQNPQFRLLFPNAAPGEKLVLVFRAAWSSVRESGSPSRPLQGDGRIFVTADNMYFYSQHMGLVVAFSIHLDIITEMTTASGSDCDFIFLHLGRDTNETGHTRISIKVFLDDLHLLHTRLNLLVDNLQAEEPMDTGDIVSALLNVERDEYEKHSPGADGWEETSPTTPADDPPMCGKPVVARHLQQHHVHARPARSPRLPLKLHLPPHPVVYVPEGMTEMAADRHFEISAKACFHVLFGDKSFVFPKLYFEHRAQQIAQGPWILVDEGKMQRDFQFKVNHVDLFGRSKSASINDFQTIDVYNDHVTYVVTHIKTAWHLPHSSSFKLVMKVVITHVAKSKCKLAVYIKIDWSKARALSKNLIERQALRDLSNDAEELAELATDQVRKLGPRSRTNRAIQVYGHVGQQTQVVVFSPAATGSSRKDATKPRTLTALLLETVRSFAESAVSSLIMWSFAGLRTIFGVISANRVILLLLGFSALTNLLLMSAESSAWWKERSAAKFMHRVGVKPNLVMSKAIYFADLDKATGAGSIEPSSPANSSCFSTYKNLMGSADVDAPWEDEGTTLTLPSSRSMARRLRRTRQRLGTYRHDLMVAMRVVNSVEREILQSEWENWLINEKSLCDSLDSAMKKSEEAKGSREDSRTRNLLSSMTSSRKGELWDWRDRHCGSCRDDLESLKKSRMAMPL